One Corynebacterium aurimucosum genomic window, TTTCACGGTTTCCGCCTCACTACCAACCAATAGCCGTGCTAGCGCCGAAGTCGGCTCTTAGCTCTTAGCGCCCAGAGCGGTATGACTTACCCCACCGCTGTTGGGCCGTCGTCCTCGCATGCGAATCCTACAATTGAAGTCGGGAGAACTTTATGGCAACGTCGTTTCGCCCATTCACGGTAAAGGAAAAGAAATATGATTGAATTTCTTTTATTCCTCTGGCCCTCAGTGCTCTATATTTTTTTCCGGCGAAAGTCACTTGGGGTGTCCCGTGCCCGGGCACATGTGGGGTTGCGATGGGGAAGCTGGCAAGCGGCAGGGTTAAGCCTCGTTTTGTTCCCTGTGCTGCTAGGAATTGGTTACCTTGGTATCGGACCTGACCCCTGTTAGGTAGACACCTGATATCCAGCCCTGTTGGGTTGGGAAGAAAGGTAATCTACCACCATGCCTAGGTACTCCGAACAGTTCAAACGTGATGCTGTGGCCCTCTACGAAAACAATGAGGACCTCTCACTTCACGCGGCTTCAGCAGAGCTAGGAATCAATCGTTCCTCACTTTATTCCTGGCTTAAGCAGTACGGCACCGGCAAGCGTGTCCGCACAAAAAGCATGCGCGACAAGGCACAGGCGACGACTGATTCTGAACGAATCCGTCAGCTAGAAAAAGAAGTCTCTAAGCTTCGTGAAGAACGCGATATCCTGCGTAAGGCCGCGAAATATTTTGCCGAAGAGACACGCTGGTAATCCGCTTCCAGTTTGTCTATGACCATCGAACCGAGTACTCGGTCAAGCGGATGTGCCACGTGTTAAAGCTCAATCGCTCCTCGTTCTACAAATGGGTCAACACCCGCGAAAAACGCAGGTTAAAGATGTGTTCGGATGCTCTTATTGGTGCACGAATCAAGAGCATCTTCGATGATGAGCACGGGCTTTATGGTGCTAAACGCATCGCTGCAAGCCTTAAAGCCGATACGGACTTTCCTCCGATCAATCACAAGAAGGTCGCACGCATTATGAAATCCATGGGGCTAAAAGGCTTTACCAAACAACGTCGATGTGTCACTACCAGGCGCAAGCCTGGTCATCGAGTCATGCCAGATTTAGTAGGCCGCAAATTCACCGCTGATAAGCCGAACCAGGTGTATGTAGGCGATATCACCTACCTGCCGTGTAAGGGAGGCAAGAACATGTACCTTGCCACAGTCATCGACGTCTACTCGCGCAAACTTGTCGGTCATGCGCTCGCCGATCACATGCGGGTATCGCTGGTTATCGAAGCTTTGTCCCATGCCAGCAAGGTTCGCGGAAGCCTTAAAGGGGTAATTTTCCATTCTGATCATGGCAGTGTGTACACCTCACAGGCTTTTCAAGACCACTGCACCCAACTTGGTGTTCGCCAATCCATGGGAGCAGTGGGAACGAGTGCCGATAATGCCCTGGCAGAATCGTTTAACGCCACTTTAAAGCGTGAAGTTCTGCGAGATAGGAAAGTTTTTGACAATCCCATCATCTGCCGCCAAGAAGTCTTCCGATGGTGCATGCGCTACAACACGCGCAGACGGCACTCCTGGTGCAACCTTCTAGCCCCCGATGACTTCGAAGCACTCACATCAGCTACACTGACCCAAGCAGCATAGCTAACCCCCGACGTGTCTACTTTCCGGGGGTCAGGCCCATCCGTCTCGTGCCGACAGCTAGTCTTACCCTCCCAGGTGTCGTTCTCGTCCAAGGGGTAAGTGGTGCCGCGATTCTTAGAGCCGTAGGCGAGGAGATTTTCTTCCGAGGATTCCTCGGCGGCTTGTTTCTTCGACGCTGGGGACTATGGGGTGGGAACACTCTTCAGGCCGCTCTTTTTCTCGTGCCTCACCTCGTGCTATTGAGTGTTGATGTGCATCTGTGGCCGATACTTCCCGTTCAGTTCCTCAGTGGCTGGATACTTGGCGCGGTGAGATATCGTTCGGGCAGCATCATTGAGTGCTCAATTCTACATGCTGCCGTTAATGTTGGGATTGGACTGCTGGCGGGTTAAGTGAAGGATTGCGTTCGTGTGCTCGGGGCGATTAATGGTCAACTCTGAGCACAAAGCTCTGTGCCGCAGGTCTATCTTTCGTCCGTTAGGCGTCGCACGGCCTCCCGGATGACCTCAGGGCGCTTGCAGAAAGCAAAGCGCACCTTGTACTTCCACGGCTCGGGATTGTCCGTGAAAGCGGCTAGCGGGATGGCGGCCACGCCCTTCGTTTCGGGCAGCTGCATGCAGAAATCAATGCCGCTTAAACCGGTAGAGGAGACATCGGCAACCACATAGTAAGTGCCGCCGGTGTCATGGACGTGGAATCCCAGTTGCTTGAGACCTTCTACAAGGATGCTGCGGCACTCTGCAAGTTCAGACACCATGCCGTCTAGCCAATCCTGTTCATAACGCAGGGCATGGGCCACGGCCGGCTGGAAGGGCGTGGTGGAGACGAAGGTGGTGAATTGCTTGGCTTTGATGACGCCGTCGAGAAGCTTAGGCTCTGCAATGGCCCAGCCGGTCTTCCACCCGGTGCAGTTGAAGGACTTGGCGGCAGAAGAAACTGTGACCGTGCGCGAAGCCATCCCCGGCAGGGATGCGATGCTGACGTGTTCGGTGCCGAAGGTGAGGTTTTCGTAGACTTCGTCGGCCAACACGAGGAGGTCCCTTTCCACGCAGAGCTCGGCGAGCTCGGTGAGTGCTTCTCGGGAGAAGACCGAGCCGGTCGGGTTGTGCGGGGTGTTGATGATGACCATGGCGGTCTTATCGGTCACGGCTGCACGCACCGCATCGACGTCGATATCCCAGCTATTGCCGGATTCCTTCAAGGGGACGGGGATGCGGGTGGCGTCGGCAAGCGCGATGGCAGCGGCATAGGCATCGTAGTAGGGCTCGAGGACAATGACCTCGTGGCCCGGTTCTACCAAGCCGAGCACCGTGGCGGTAATCGCTTCGGTAGCGCCGGCGGTGACCACGACGTGGTCCTGGGGTACGGAGTAGGTCTCCGCGATGGCGCTGAGCAGTTCCGAGACGCCGCGAAGGGGAGCGTATTGGTTGTTGCCGCCGGCGATGTTCTCCTGGGCAATCTCCAGCATGCGCTGTGGGCCGTCGCTATCGGGGAAACCCTGGCCTAGGTTCACCGCGTCATTCTCCACGGCGAGAGCGGTCATGGTGGCGAAGATGGTTTCGCCAAATTCTTGTAGTCTCTCAACAGTCATTTAGAGTACCAGTAGATCGTATTTCGTAGCTTTTACATCGGTTAGACGCTTGCGGGCGCGCTCGAGGCGCTGCCACTGATCTTCCGGAATGGACTTGCGGGCAATCGTCACGGTCTCCGCATCTGGGGTGCCCCAGGCAATCGGCATGGGGGTGATCTGCTGCCAATGTTCCTTGTCGTCGCTGCTGCGCTGGCCGGAGACCGCGGCCACCGGAACCTTGGTTCCCACGGTGCGCTTAATGCCCGGGATATTGGTGACCGTGCGCAGGCAGGCGCCCCAGCGCGGCGGAGCCTTCGGGTCCACGTTGGTATTCACCAGCGCCATGAGGACCATGTCGCGCTCGTTGACCTCTGCGACGACGGCGGGGGCTAACGGATAGGAATCATAAAGTTTCTGAGCCGAGCCGACCTTGCTTGAGGCCAAGACGCCGATGACGGCGCAAAAGATTCCGAAGAGCACCATGCCCAGCGCTAGCGTGATGCGCCAGACGGCCTCCATGCCGAAGTAGACGGCAATGCCGCCGATGATAAATAAGAGGCCCATGATGAGTCCGGAATTGCGCAGGCGCGCGGAATCACGCAGGAGCTCATTGTTCTTCTTGGCAAAGTCTTCGTTGACTTCAAACTTGAAAATCTTCATCAGCTCACAAGTCTACTTCGTCCACCAGCCGGTAGGCATAACCTTGCTCGGCCAAAAAGCGCTGGCGGTGCATGGCGTATTCCGCATCGATCGATTCACGCGCCACCAGGGTGTAGAAGGTGGCCTCCTGCCCATCCTTCTTCGGACGTAGCAGACGGCCCAAGCGCTGCGCTTCTTCCTGGCGGGAGCCAAAGGTACCGGAGACCTGGATGGCCAGGGCAGCTTCGGGAAGGTCGATGGAAAAATTCGCCACCTTGGACACCACCAGGGTGGGAAGTTCGCCCTCGCGGAACTGCTGAAAGAGCTTTTCGCGTTTGGCGGTGGAAGTCTTGCCGTCAATGACCGGTGCGTCTAGGTGCTCACCGAGCTCCTCCAACTGGTCCACGTAGGCGCCGATGATCAGCGCCTGCTGGCCTGCATGTTTCTTCAGCAGCTTGTCGACGGCCCGCAGCTTCGCGCTTGCCGACGCCGCAATCCGGTATCGCTCCCGCGCTTGTGCGGTGGCATAGAGCAGGCGCTCCTCCTGCGTCATGTCCACGCGCACCTCGACGCAGTCCGCGGTGGCGATATATCCGGCGGATTCCAGCTCCTTCCACGGCGCGTCATAACGCTTGGGTCCGATGAGAGAAAAGACATCGCCCTCGCGGCCGTCCTCGCGGATGAGCGTGGCGGTCAGCCCCAAGCGACGGCGCGATTGCAAGTCGGAGGTCATACGGAAAACGGGGGCGGGCAAGAGGTGGACTTCGTCGTAGATGATAAGGCCCCAGTCGTGGGAATCGAAGAGCTCGAGTGCGCGGTATTCGCCCTTGGTCTTGCGGGTGACCACTTGGTAGGTGGCGATGGTGATGGGCTTGATCTCTTTCTTCTCGCCTGAGTACTCACCAATTTCCTCCGGCGTCAGGCTGGTGCGGCGCAGTAGTTCATCGCGCCATTGGCGCCCGGCCACGGTGTTGGTCACGAGGATGAGCGTGGTGGCCTGTGCTTTGGCCATGGCGGCAGCACCCACGATGGTTTTGCCCGCGCCACACGGCAGGACCACGATGCCGGAGCCACCGGACCAAAAAGAATCGGCGGCATACTGCTGATAATCGCGCAGCTGCCAGTCCACCTCCTTTGTGCTCAGCGCGATGGGGTGGGATTCGCCGTCGACGTAACCGGCGCGGTCATCGGCGGGCCAGCTGGCTTTGAGCAGCTCCTGTTTCAGCCGCCCGCGCGCGGATGGCGGAACGGCGATGGTGTTGTCATCGATGCGCGGGCCCAGCAACTCGCTGACCTTCTTGGTGCGCGTGAGCTCCTCCAGGATGACGGGCTCGTCCGATTCGAGGATGAGACCGTGGGCCGGATGCGCCAGCAGGCGCACGCGGCCGTAGCTCGACATGGTCTCGGCGACGTCGATCAGCAGCGCCTGCGGCACCGGGAAGCGGGAGTAGTTCTCTAAAACGTCCACTACCTGCTCGGCATCGTGCCCGGCGGCACGCGCATTCCACAGGGCCAGAGGGGTGATGCGATAGGTGTGGATGTGCTCGGGCGCGCGCTCCAGCTCGGCGAAGGGCGCGAGTGCCGCGCGGGCCTCATTGGCCTGCGGGTGATCCACCTCGAGGAGGACAGTCTTGTCCGATTGGACGATGAGCGGTCCGGGCATGATGGGGCCTTTCTACTCTGGGCGTCAGGGAAAGATTTAATCCCTGTCGGCGAAGCGGACGGAGGAAATACGGTGAACCGGGAAACGCACGGGCTTGCCCGCGGTGCCTAGGGCATCAATGTAGCCGCCCTCAACGGAGAGTGGTGTCACGGTCACGGTGCGGATATCGCCGCTTTTATCGGCATAGGAAATCACGATATCGGCGTGGAAGCGCGCGGCGGCGCGGGCCAGAGTGAGCGGATCCGGTTCCTCCTCCTGGTGTGCGCTCGGGTCCTGCGCTGACTTCTGCAATGCCTGAAGCGCCTGCTCCACCGAGGCGGGGTCGCGCTTGCCGGGCTTCGTGCGGGGCGTGGGCAAAAGGTAGGGCTCGGGGGCGACGGTAAGTGAAGCGCCGGATTCATCCTCCGGGGTGGGGGATAGGCCCTTCGCTCGCAGCTTCTCCAGCAGCTCGCCCACGCGCAGCTGCGATACCGCGACGGTGGGCGCGAGCAGGCGCAGACCGGCAACGGATGCGACGGCAAGCTCCAGGAGCGCGGGGTCCTCGCTGCGCAGGTATGAGAGCGCCGGCCCGCTGCGGAGGGTGCCATGGCGCTTGGCGACGTCCCCGATGGCAAACTCCAACGCCTGCGGCACGCCCGTCGGGCAATGCTTGTCCAAGAAGCTCGTCATTTCCTGGGCGGTGAGGCCCTGGTCCATGCCGCGGCGGATGGTGGACTCGCTGATGCGATACACGCTGGCCAGGCCTGGGGATTCGAGGTCCGCCAGGGAGGCGAGGGTGCGGTGTGTGTCTGGCTCAAGGGGGCCGGGCACGAGGACGGTGAGATCTTGTTGGATGATGAATTCGCTGACGGTATCGGGGACGAGGCTGGCGGCCGCGGCGGAATCAGCCAGCACGCGGGTGGCTTTGCCCAGTGCAATGGCACCGATCCATTCGGCTTCGGCGCGCAGATTCTCAATGGTCAGCGTGCGCGTGTGGCTGGCAAAGAGAGGGGAGCGAAAGCGCAGATCCTCCCAGAACTCTTCGCTGTTCAGCGCGACTGCTGAGTGAGCGTAGACACCCAGGACGAAGCTACGGAAGCGCGGCAGGCGGCGCACTGCGCTGTCGTCTGCGAGCACCCGAGTATCGCTCCACGTGGCCCAGGGGGAGGTACGCCAGGCGTCGAGAAGAATGCGCCACTTCTCCCCGAGATCGGCCTCGAGCCAGTCCTGGGATCCGGTAGTGGGGGCGAGGAAATGGCCCTCTAAGCCATCCGGCTCGCCGCGGTGGAGAAGCCGGGCGTGGTGTCCTAGAGCAATAAGCCGCCCGACTTCTTCTTTATCCAAGTCGAGGTCCTTCGCCAACTGGTTGAGCGGGCGAACGCCCACCGAAGAATCCTTGAGCAGCGCGACCGGGTGGCTACCGAGCAACTCGATGAGCCTCTCCATGCCACGCACGGCCTCGAGGCCCGCCGCGGCACCGGCGTCGTCTGCCTTTGAATCCGGTTCCGGGGTGCCGGCGCGGCCTGAAGGAGTGGTGGGGATGGGCGGGGTGGCGTCCCCAACCAGTGCACGGGCAAGCGCGCGCGGCAGGCGTACCGAGTGGGCATTGATGCGCTCCAGGAAACCTTTGGCCAGCAGGCGCTTGGCGGGGTCGTCAGAGTTGATATCCGGCTCGGTGTCAGTGGTGTATCCCACGCCATCGCCCTTGGCCAAAGCGTCGAGGATGTGGCGCTCTTCTGGAGTGAGCGCTTCGATGTCTTGTGCGTCGAACTCGACTTGATTGCGCAGCGACCATCCGGTGGGAAGCGAGCCCATCACCGCGGTGACGATGCGTACCTGCGGGGCGTTGCCGAAGACGAGGCCGCGCTCCTTGAGCTGTTTCGTGATTGTGGGGTTGGTGTCTTCCACCATGTCGACCTCGCCGCCGCGTTGTGCGATGTCCTCCAAGGCGGCGAGCTGCTCGGCGTTGCTTGCCGCCAAGGCATCCGCGACGTGCATCGGAAGTGTCAGGCGCGAGGCCAGCGCGTCGAAGTCCTTCGGTGCGGGGGAGAGAACATCGCTGCGGTTACTCAGCAGGGCGCGTAAGTCTTCAGCGGGTAGTTGGCTGAGCCATTCGCGGTAGCTCTCGGTGACGTGGGCGCGGTTTGAGGGGGAGGTCATGATGGCCATCAAGTTTAGTAGGCGGGGGAGGGATGGGGCCCTCGTTGGGTGATTAAGTTACTTTTCGGCGCAGGGTTTGGAATAATAAGGAGCATGTCGAATGAGAACAAAGGCTTCGTATCCCCGGCTTGGCCGAAGAACAGCCCCCGCGAGCACGTCATTACTGAGATCACTGCACCGTTTGCTGGCGCATCCAGCCCGTATGGTGACGATCTGATTCTGCCGATGCCGGCAGAGAAGCTGAACTACGTACACCCGTACACCCGCATCAACCGCTAAGTTGGCGCGCAGAAATCTGCGCTTCACTTAGCGAATGTGCTGAGCCTGACTGGCCTGCTTTCAGCCCCTCCGAGAATGTTCTCCTCGGTGGGGCTATACGTGTTTGTAATGTACTTGCGCCTCAACTAGTCGGCACGGGAACTAGTCGGCACGGGCTTGGGCTTTAAAGCCGTCGAGCAGCGTATCGATGAGCTGGGCTTGTATACCTGATAGGTAGTCGGTGCTCACTGGCGTTCTGGGCAGCGGGCGGGTGATGAGACCGATGCCGATGTGAAGTTCGAGTGGGGTGAGGGACTCGGGGCAGAGGCCTGCTTGCCGCGCGAGTTCGATCATCGGTTGGTAGATCGATTTCAGTTCTGCTGTGCGATGGGCAGCGATCTTCTGCGCGTCATCGTCTGAGAACGCAGCAGTGTTCATTTCGGCTGCCGCAGCTTGAACAACGGCGGCGAAGTTAAGGCCGGCGATGCGATGAATGATATCGCGCCAGGTGCCTTCGGGGTCCTCGTCGAAGCCTTGCAGGTGGCTGTCCACCTCTTCCTTGATGTTCGCTACCTCCGCGCTGGTGATGGCAACGATGAGGGAGAGCCGCTCGGGGAAGTGGCGTGAGACCGTGGCGACGCCCACGCCAGCTTTCTTGGCGATTGAGCGCATGGATACGCCCGGTCCCTCGGTGATGAGCAGCTGCCTGGCTGCTGCGACGATGGCTTGCTTGCTTTCTGCTGCATCTTGTCTCACGGCTTGCATCATATCAAACGGAACACTATGCTCCACTTTGTAAGTGAAACATCCTGTTCCGTTTGGAGGCTATGTAATGTCAGCGGTGAAAAGTCGGGAAAGAAAGCAGCCATCGGTTGCTGTGAAATCGATAGCTGCCATCGTGGGGATCCCCATCGTTATCGGTCTCATGCTGTGGGCATTCTTGGCGCCCACCTTTGCATCCGGGCCAGCCGGAGTGCCGATTGCGGTCTCTGTACCGGAGCCCATGCTCGATGGCATCTCGCAGAAGATTGAGAGCGCGGCTGGGGATGAGGCCCCGGAGATCGTCGTGAAGCACGGCGAGGCGGAGGTGCGAGACGCGGTGCTACAGCGTGAGGCTGTTGGCGGCCTCGCTATCTCTCCTCAGGGCGCGAATGCTTTCACGGCCGCGGGAAATGGTGCTCCCTACGTTGCGATGGTTGACGGTCTTGCGAGCCAGCTCGAGGCTCAGGGGATGACCGTGGAGAAGCGGGAGCTGGCACCGACGACGAAGGAGGACCCGCAGGCAAGCGGCATTGCATTGCTTGGCCTTCCGCTAGCTTTTGGTGGCATTATTTCCGCTGTCATTGCCACCTTTGCATTCCGTGGTAAGAAGTGGATCAAGATGGGAGTGCTCGTTGGTATCGCGCTGGTGGGTGCGCTTATTGCTACGTGGATGCTGCACTCGGTTTATGGAACCCTCGGTGGCAGCTTCGCTGCCGAGTGGATGGCCATCGCAGCGGGTATCCTTGCGACTTCTGCGGTAACCGCCGGCCTCGCGGGAGTGATGGGGGCCGCGGGCATCGGAATCGGTGCTGTGGCGACCATCTTCCTGGCGAACCCGCTGTCGGGTCTGGCGACGGGACCATGGCTGCTTCCTGCCGGGTGGTCGACGCTGGGGCAGTGGATGCCCATCGGCGCGACGGGCCACTTGGTCCGTTCACTGTCCTTCTTTGATGGCAATGGTGCCGTCCATGCGTGGTGGGCACTGGGGCTGTGGATCGTTGTCGGTCTAGTGTTGCTGGCCTTCGATAGGTCGCGCGCTAAGGAAGACGTTGCCGTTGAGGAAAAGGTTTAAGCAAAACCAAAAGAGACTGGATGGAGGACACCATCCAGTCTCTTTTTATGTAGTTAGAGTTTTGCCTCGATGTGCCGTGCTTGCACGGCGCTGCGCGCTGCTTAGCGTGCAGCCAGAACCTGTGCCAGCGGGTCGATGACGTGGCGGTTTGCGGAGTAGAAGGCGTTGAAGTTGTGGCGGTTAGCCTTGTACTGCTCAGTGAAGGAAGCCGGGATGGTCAGACCGTACTGGGTAGCGGTGTTCTCGATGAGGGCGTAGAGAGCGTCGGAAGCCAGCTCATCGGTCGGCTGCTCGGCAGCCTCCTGGACAGCCTGCGGTGCCTCAGCCGGAGCCTGCGGTGCGGCCGGCGCCGGAGCGGCGTTGACGTTGCGCGGGGTCGGGGCAGAGTTCAGGCCCAGGCTAGCGGAGCAAGCCGGCCATGCGCCCCAGCCCTGCTGTGCCAAGGTGCGCTCAGCGACAGCAATCTGCTGCTCGCGGGTAGCCAGGTTAGCGGTCGGTGCGAACTCGCCGCCACCGAAGGCCTGCCAGGTCTGAGCGCTGAACTGCAGACCGCCGTGGTAGCCGTTGCCGGTGTTGATGGCCCAGTTGCCGCCGGACTCGCACTGTGCGAGGCGGTCCCAATCGGAATCCGGTGCAGCGGCTGCGTTCGGAGCCATGATGGCTGCGGCGGCGCCCACGGCAACGGTGGAAGCGGCAAACTTGGTTGCGATGGACTTGTTCTTAGCGGAGTGGCGTCCCATTAAAGTATTCCTTCTCTAGGTTGTTCTTGCTTTCTCGCGCCCAGATGATGCCCAGTCCGGCATGTAGTTTTGCAATTGATGTTCATGTTCATGCACATCATGTGTGGCCGCCGTGTGGAAGCCCGGACTGTGTCTGGGGCGAGACTTCCACGGCCGGCGGCCGAAGTGCCTGTGGGAAAGAGTAGCGGTTTATAACGAAACAGTCACGTTAAATGCTCTAAAACGGTAACGAAAGTATCGATTCTCTTATGTTTTCCCTGTTCGCGCCGTGAATGTTAGCTATATCACATATGTAACGGGTGTGGTTGCTGGGGTGATATCTGGCAAGGGGTTTTCTGCTGGGGTGGACCAGGGTTAAGCTATATCTCTTTATAAGTTCCACGGATAGTTTCTCCGCGCGGCCGCTTGAATTCTGATCACGCTTCGCCGCGCCTCCTCGTTCCAGAATTCCGGAGCCTATAGGTCTGCTACTTGGTAGCGCCTAAGCTTTGAAAGAGGAGAGACGGAAAGAAAGTGAGTGAAGAGCCATGCCTATCGGCAAAGTGAAGTGGTATGACGCGGACAAGGGCTTCGGCTTTGTCAGCAACCCCGGCGATGAAGACGTCTACGTTGGCCGCAATGTGCTGCCCAAGGGCGTTGATGAGCTGTTCCCAGGCCAGCGCATCGACTTCGACTTCGCTGCTGGCCGCCGCGGCCCGCAGGCGCTGCGCGTGAAGGTGCTGGATGCTCCGCGCCGCCGCACCCCGGCCCGCAAGCCGGAAGAGCTGGCGAGCATGCTTTCCGACGTCATGACGCTGCTCGAAACCCAGGTGCAACCTGTGCTGAGCCAGGGGCGCTACCCAGAGCGCAAGACCGGCCGTCAGGTGGCTGAGATTCTGCGCGCTATTGCCAAGGACTTGGATAGCTAAGCGCCTAGAGGCTTAGGTCTAAACCTACAAAAGGGTCTAAACCTGCAAAAGTGCCCTAGTTGCCAAAAGTTGGGCTGATTTTTCAATGATCAGTCCGAAGTTTGGCAACTAGGGCACTTTGTCGTTTGTGTAGGCGCGTGGGGCAGCGCGCGCCGCAGCGCTGCTACTTCTCAGCTGGAGCTTCGCCCGTGGCCTTGGACTCCTTGAGCTCCTCATCCGTCATGGTGGACAGGGACCACACCGTGTGCATTGGGGTCTCTTCGCCGTTGGTATCGCTGCCAATCATGAGCGTGGAAATCTCCACCACCTTTAGCTGGGGGCGCTCGCCGGTGGAGGCCTCAATCGGCGGCACGGAGCCGGGGATCTCTAGCAAGGTGGTTTCGTTGGCGCCGTGAGCGGTGCTGTCATTGGCGGCCGGGTCATCATAGATGGACAGCACGGACCACTCGTGGTTGTAGATAGCCTCGGGAATCTCCAACTTCAGCGTGTCATCGGGGCCCACCGTGAGGTTTGGCACCTCACCTTCCTCGCAGTCGGCGCCGGGCTCGCATGCGCTATAGGGCGCGACCTCCAGTGTCTTATCACCTACCGTGGCTGTGATGGTGACGTCTTTCGGGTCGGGACCCGGGCGGTCATTCCACCACTTTTGGAACATCACCACCGCCACGACAATGACTGCCACGGCGATAATGAGCGCCAGAAATTGCAGCAGTGACTTCTTCCTTGCTTGCTTCACGGTAGCCATGGCTGAAAATCCTACTCGAAGCGCACCCGGTACAGCTCATCCCATAGCTTGCCGGTGATCCAGAACTCGTCTGTGCCCGGGATATGGGCAATGCCGTTGAGGACCGCATTGGGATCTGCAAAGGGAACGTGGTTGAGGTTCGCGGTATCAATGACCGCAGTGACCACGCCAGATTCCGGGTCGATGCGCAGGATATCCTCGCTCATCCAGACATTGGCATAGACCGCGCCATCGACACACTCAAGTTCATTGAGGTTGTCCACGAGGGAACCGTCGAGAGTGACCTCGGTGCGTGGGCCGAGCTCCTCAAAGGTCTTTGGATCGAGATGACGCAGTGTGGCGGAACCATCGGACATGATGAGCTCGGAACCCGCGTTGCACAGGCCCCAGCCTTCGCCGTCGTAGGTGGCACGGTCGAGCTCCTCGAAGGTCTCGGGATCACGCAGGAAAGCCGTACCGGATTTCCACGTCAACTGCCAGATGCCGGCGTCGGTCTGAGTGATGCCCTCGCCGAAGAATGAGCTCTTGAGCGCGGTTTCTTCCGACGGGGTATGCGCACCCGGTTCAAGGCGCAGCAATCGAGACTTACCTGTGAGTCCAGTGCCGATCAGCAGGTTGCCAGCGGGGTCAACCTCCAAGCCCTGGGTGAAGGTATCGGGAGGTAGGGGTGCGGTGTCGAGGACGGTGACGCTAAGGCGCTCTGGGGAGCTTGCGCTTGGCGACGCCCCACCCGTCCCTGCGGACGAGGATGCGTCCTTATGTGCGGGTTGAGAAGAGCATGATGTTAAGGGCGCGAGCAGTGTGGCAGCGGAGAGGACGGCAGTAAGCGCGCGGAGGGCGCGGGCGGTGTGGGGGAGAGGCATGACTGTCATTGTGCACTATGGCGCGGTACGTGATTAATAATGGGAGAGTGACTCGCAAGAAAAAGATGCATTCCCCGCTTCTCGATTCGACCGCCGTCAACCTGGCGCGCCGGGCCGTGGAGGAGGTGGGCGAGGGGGACGTCGGCAAGCACCGCGGCGTTGCCGGTGTGGGCCGCAACGTGGCCACTCACCGCTTTGATGCGCACGTGCCGGGCTATCCGGGGTGGGAGTGGCACGCCGTTGTTGCCTGTGCGGAAGGCTCGCGTACGCCGACCGTCAATGAGGTCGCGCTTGTTCCCGGCGGCCAGGCCCTTCAGGCACCGGAGTGGGTTCCTTATTCCGAGCGCCTGCGCCCAGGAGACCTT contains:
- a CDS encoding TetR/AcrR family transcriptional regulator, which translates into the protein MQAVRQDAAESKQAIVAAARQLLITEGPGVSMRSIAKKAGVGVATVSRHFPERLSLIVAITSAEVANIKEEVDSHLQGFDEDPEGTWRDIIHRIAGLNFAAVVQAAAAEMNTAAFSDDDAQKIAAHRTAELKSIYQPMIELARQAGLCPESLTPLELHIGIGLITRPLPRTPVSTDYLSGIQAQLIDTLLDGFKAQARAD
- a CDS encoding ABC transporter permease; translation: MKSIAAIVGIPIVIGLMLWAFLAPTFASGPAGVPIAVSVPEPMLDGISQKIESAAGDEAPEIVVKHGEAEVRDAVLQREAVGGLAISPQGANAFTAAGNGAPYVAMVDGLASQLEAQGMTVEKRELAPTTKEDPQASGIALLGLPLAFGGIISAVIATFAFRGKKWIKMGVLVGIALVGALIATWMLHSVYGTLGGSFAAEWMAIAAGILATSAVTAGLAGVMGAAGIGIGAVATIFLANPLSGLATGPWLLPAGWSTLGQWMPIGATGHLVRSLSFFDGNGAVHAWWALGLWIVVGLVLLAFDRSRAKEDVAVEEKV
- a CDS encoding resuscitation-promoting factor Rpf1 domain-containing protein codes for the protein MGRHSAKNKSIATKFAASTVAVGAAAAIMAPNAAAAPDSDWDRLAQCESGGNWAINTGNGYHGGLQFSAQTWQAFGGGEFAPTANLATREQQIAVAERTLAQQGWGAWPACSASLGLNSAPTPRNVNAAPAPAAPQAPAEAPQAVQEAAEQPTDELASDALYALIENTATQYGLTIPASFTEQYKANRHNFNAFYSANRHVIDPLAQVLAAR
- a CDS encoding cold-shock protein encodes the protein MPIGKVKWYDADKGFGFVSNPGDEDVYVGRNVLPKGVDELFPGQRIDFDFAAGRRGPQALRVKVLDAPRRRTPARKPEELASMLSDVMTLLETQVQPVLSQGRYPERKTGRQVAEILRAIAKDLDS
- a CDS encoding DUF2771 domain-containing protein, which produces MATVKQARKKSLLQFLALIIAVAVIVVAVVMFQKWWNDRPGPDPKDVTITATVGDKTLEVAPYSACEPGADCEEGEVPNLTVGPDDTLKLEIPEAIYNHEWSVLSIYDDPAANDSTAHGANETTLLEIPGSVPPIEASTGERPQLKVVEISTLMIGSDTNGEETPMHTVWSLSTMTDEELKESKATGEAPAEK
- a CDS encoding glutaminyl-peptide cyclotransferase; this translates as MPLPHTARALRALTAVLSAATLLAPLTSCSSQPAHKDASSSAGTGGASPSASSPERLSVTVLDTAPLPPDTFTQGLEVDPAGNLLIGTGLTGKSRLLRLEPGAHTPSEETALKSSFFGEGITQTDAGIWQLTWKSGTAFLRDPETFEELDRATYDGEGWGLCNAGSELIMSDGSATLRHLDPKTFEELGPRTEVTLDGSLVDNLNELECVDGAVYANVWMSEDILRIDPESGVVTAVIDTANLNHVPFADPNAVLNGIAHIPGTDEFWITGKLWDELYRVRFE